A window of Bacillota bacterium contains these coding sequences:
- a CDS encoding nucleoside phosphorylase, which produces MGKEGAAGWEGPVCPDGPGSAGPAGQGAPVGLAGPMWLSAAPAVIDPAVFAKEIAADLAVLSFTRRSYQSLLRAFGLVDAREAPVLPGAVEGRMDNEAAVYLSSIGAPAAGMLMEALIASGVGRILMVGAAGSLSPRCRIGDIVLPTWGVREEGTSYHYLPPGAACRPSPALLAELRTALAGMRVTEGGVWTMDSPCRETRDKVEQYAREGVLAVEMECTALMSIAMYRRIEFAAVLFISDELFGESWEEGYRTERVATTLEAVCHALPRVLGRRAPPVVCGATDEVSG; this is translated from the coding sequence GTGGGCAAAGAAGGTGCTGCGGGCTGGGAAGGGCCCGTGTGCCCGGATGGGCCGGGCTCGGCAGGGCCGGCGGGGCAGGGCGCGCCGGTAGGCCTGGCGGGACCAATGTGGTTGTCCGCAGCGCCGGCGGTGATAGACCCAGCGGTGTTCGCGAAAGAGATTGCTGCGGACCTGGCCGTGCTGTCTTTCACGAGGAGATCTTACCAGTCCTTGCTGCGGGCGTTCGGGCTTGTGGACGCCAGGGAGGCGCCCGTGCTCCCGGGTGCGGTGGAGGGCAGGATGGACAACGAGGCGGCCGTCTACCTGTCCTCCATCGGCGCGCCGGCAGCGGGCATGTTGATGGAAGCCCTGATCGCGTCGGGAGTAGGGCGCATACTCATGGTGGGGGCGGCCGGCTCGCTCAGCCCGCGGTGCAGGATTGGAGATATCGTCCTGCCCACCTGGGGTGTGCGGGAGGAGGGGACGTCTTACCACTACCTGCCTCCGGGTGCGGCCTGCCGGCCGTCGCCCGCACTGCTGGCGGAACTCAGGACAGCCCTCGCCGGGATGCGCGTGACGGAAGGGGGCGTCTGGACCATGGATTCCCCCTGCCGCGAGACAAGGGACAAGGTCGAGCAGTATGCCCGGGAAGGTGTTCTGGCGGTGGAGATGGAATGCACCGCCCTCATGTCTATCGCCATGTACCGCCGTATCGAGTTTGCCGCCGTGCTCTTCATCAGCGATGAACTCTTCGGCGAAAGCTGGGAGGAGGGGTACCGGACCGAGCGGGTGGCGACCACCCTGGAGGCGGTCTGCCACGCCCTACCCCGTGTCCTGGGACGCCGGGCGCCGCCCGTGGTCTGCGGGGCGACGGACGAGGTCTCAGGGTGA
- a CDS encoding class I SAM-dependent methyltransferase, which produces MTGSRERPGVRTPREFWEESVRRAVHASGPARPSVFEGPRRAPRSFLALLPKGGHVLDFGCGLGRNALALARLGYRVTVTDISAEAVRLCEQRARREGLRVERCAYEWGAIDAEAQSFEGVLA; this is translated from the coding sequence GTGACCGGCAGCCGGGAGCGGCCAGGGGTGAGGACACCACGGGAGTTCTGGGAAGAGTCTGTGCGCCGGGCCGTACACGCCAGTGGACCGGCCCGACCATCCGTGTTCGAAGGGCCCCGCCGGGCGCCCCGCAGCTTCCTGGCGCTGCTGCCGAAAGGCGGGCACGTCCTGGACTTCGGATGCGGCCTGGGTCGCAACGCTCTCGCCCTCGCCAGGCTCGGTTATCGCGTGACGGTGACGGATATATCGGCAGAGGCCGTCCGCCTTTGCGAGCAGAGGGCTCGGCGCGAAGGTCTCAGGGTGGAGAGATGCGCGTATGAGTGGGGGGCCATCGACGCAGAAGCGCAGTCTTTCGAGGGCGTGCTCGCCTGA
- a CDS encoding MoaD/ThiS family protein — MMVVRILVHGHVAEFFPGGQHEHRLSLSEPMSVTRVIESLGVNPKLIMKVFLNGKPASKEDLVHDSDELLLIAPASGG, encoded by the coding sequence ATGATGGTGGTACGTATCCTGGTGCATGGACATGTAGCCGAGTTCTTTCCGGGTGGCCAGCACGAACACAGGCTTAGCCTCTCGGAACCCATGTCGGTGACCAGGGTCATCGAGAGCCTGGGAGTCAACCCGAAGCTCATCATGAAGGTCTTCCTGAACGGCAAACCCGCCAGTAAGGAGGACCTCGTCCACGACAGCGACGAGCTACTCCTCATCGCTCCTGCCTCGGGCGGCTGA
- a CDS encoding Gfo/Idh/MocA family oxidoreductase, translating into MSAPVRAPVRLGVVGCGAFGRFALQAVAGSPLVTLVALADPREECRLEAARVWHQAVSTPDLGNDAPTSRTNDPVSPQQRADVRLYEEGAKVCQDPGVDLVWILAPPYLHYPLARVALEHRKGVFLEKPGAIRPGEMEELGALAESSGAPASVDFVLRRTPLATLVSRIVNSGVVGPAERVVLENVAHDERLPEGHWFWNPVLSGGIFVEHGVHFFDLANWWFGVGEVKGALGLRRTRWKDAPVDRVLCTCLHGASASPVLATYYHSFTTVERFERASWHLVLHRGFLDVEGWIPTAIRGEVLVTDQEAQWLKWRLGCALDALDQPQPDRDPAWGGQDAPEGTGGRPLRYRARLLVENPDRTAVYRQAIRAGLEDVAACLIESGRQPAVTLEDARRALEMAYAATRSAESA; encoded by the coding sequence GTGAGCGCACCTGTCCGTGCACCGGTCCGGCTGGGTGTGGTGGGGTGCGGGGCTTTTGGCCGGTTCGCCCTGCAGGCGGTTGCCGGCTCACCCCTGGTGACCCTGGTAGCCCTGGCCGACCCCCGCGAGGAGTGCCGCCTGGAAGCAGCCCGCGTCTGGCACCAGGCCGTCTCAACGCCCGATCTCGGGAATGATGCCCCTACCTCCCGCACGAACGACCCTGTAAGCCCCCAGCAACGAGCAGACGTGCGCCTGTATGAGGAGGGGGCAAAGGTTTGCCAGGATCCCGGGGTGGACTTGGTCTGGATCCTGGCGCCCCCTTACCTTCACTATCCCCTGGCAAGGGTGGCGCTTGAGCACCGCAAGGGGGTCTTCCTTGAAAAGCCGGGAGCCATCCGCCCCGGGGAAATGGAAGAGCTGGGTGCGCTGGCGGAGAGTAGCGGAGCTCCTGCTTCCGTGGATTTCGTCCTGCGCCGTACGCCTCTGGCAACATTGGTTTCCCGCATCGTGAACAGCGGGGTCGTGGGTCCCGCCGAGCGGGTGGTTCTGGAGAATGTGGCCCACGACGAGCGGCTTCCCGAGGGGCACTGGTTCTGGAACCCGGTCCTGTCCGGCGGCATCTTCGTGGAACACGGCGTCCACTTTTTCGATCTGGCCAACTGGTGGTTTGGCGTAGGGGAGGTGAAAGGAGCCCTCGGCCTCCGCCGCACCAGGTGGAAGGACGCTCCTGTAGACCGGGTGCTGTGCACCTGCCTGCACGGGGCTTCTGCCTCGCCCGTGCTGGCCACCTACTACCACTCATTTACCACCGTGGAGAGGTTCGAGCGCGCTTCCTGGCACCTGGTACTGCACCGGGGCTTCCTGGACGTGGAGGGGTGGATCCCGACCGCAATCCGGGGGGAGGTCCTCGTCACCGACCAGGAGGCTCAATGGCTAAAGTGGCGGTTGGGGTGTGCCCTGGACGCCCTCGACCAGCCGCAACCCGACCGGGACCCGGCCTGGGGAGGCCAAGACGCTCCGGAAGGCACGGGTGGCAGGCCCCTGCGCTACCGGGCCCGCCTGCTCGTGGAGAACCCTGACCGGACTGCCGTGTACCGGCAAGCCATCCGGGCCGGGTTGGAGGACGTGGCCGCCTGCCTGATCGAATCCGGACGGCAGCCCGCGGTGACTCTGGAAGATGCCCGCCGTGCCCTGGAAATGGCTTACGCAGCTACCCGATCGGCAGAATCTGCTTGA
- a CDS encoding DUF362 domain-containing protein: protein MRFPKVLTVKQKFSSFALPDVREAVRSEVRRVLPHTRIRPDNSVAVTVGSRGIANLATIVRGIVDELLSYGCRPFLVPCMGSHGGATAEGQRKVLEEYGITQSSMGVPIESAMDVGEVARTEEGLRVFVDKNALGADHIVVFNRVKPHTDFRGTIESGLMKMMTIGLGKHSGAQYYHRAAVTYGGSRVIRAVGRAVLRNCPVAFGLAVVEDAYDNTALVEAILPDDIERREAELLAQAREMMAKLPFKKIDVLIIDRMGKNISGTGMDTNVIGRIHNIYEPEPEWPKITRIVVRDLTDETLGNATGVGLADFVTKRLADKIDWHVTYTNCLTGLVVEKARLPMVCPTDRDAVEAALGTVGLVEPEQARLVWIRDTLSLHEVAVSVAFLPEIEDRDDLLVMSEPFDLPFDEVGNLRDMWHGYDPR, encoded by the coding sequence ATGCGGTTTCCCAAGGTGCTGACGGTAAAGCAAAAGTTCAGTAGCTTTGCTCTCCCTGACGTCCGCGAAGCGGTGCGGAGCGAGGTTCGGCGTGTGCTGCCCCACACCCGGATAAGGCCCGACAACAGCGTGGCGGTTACGGTCGGCAGCCGGGGCATCGCAAATTTGGCGACGATTGTAAGGGGGATTGTTGATGAGCTGCTCAGTTATGGTTGTAGGCCGTTTTTGGTGCCGTGCATGGGGAGCCATGGCGGCGCCACGGCGGAAGGTCAGAGAAAAGTGTTAGAAGAGTACGGGATCACGCAGTCCTCGATGGGTGTCCCGATCGAATCAGCCATGGACGTGGGGGAAGTTGCCCGTACCGAAGAGGGTTTAAGGGTGTTTGTCGACAAGAACGCCCTCGGGGCAGACCATATTGTCGTTTTCAACCGGGTGAAGCCTCACACCGATTTTCGCGGCACGATAGAAAGCGGCCTGATGAAGATGATGACCATCGGGCTTGGCAAACACAGTGGAGCGCAGTATTACCATCGGGCGGCTGTGACCTACGGGGGAAGTAGGGTCATCAGGGCGGTGGGGAGGGCGGTGCTGAGGAACTGTCCGGTGGCGTTTGGTCTGGCGGTGGTCGAAGACGCTTACGACAACACTGCGCTTGTGGAAGCGATTCTACCGGACGACATCGAGAGACGAGAGGCTGAGTTACTTGCACAGGCTAGGGAAATGATGGCCAAGCTGCCGTTTAAGAAGATCGATGTGCTTATCATAGACCGGATGGGGAAAAACATTAGCGGCACCGGGATGGACACTAACGTGATCGGTCGCATCCACAACATTTACGAACCGGAACCGGAGTGGCCCAAGATAACCAGGATAGTGGTAAGGGATCTCACGGACGAAACCTTGGGGAATGCGACCGGGGTCGGACTCGCCGACTTTGTAACGAAGCGGTTGGCGGACAAGATAGACTGGCACGTGACGTATACGAATTGCCTCACAGGGCTGGTGGTTGAAAAAGCACGTCTTCCAATGGTTTGCCCAACGGATCGCGATGCGGTGGAGGCAGCTCTGGGGACTGTAGGCCTGGTGGAGCCAGAGCAGGCGAGACTGGTTTGGATTCGCGATACTCTCAGCCTACACGAAGTAGCAGTTTCGGTAGCGTTCTTGCCGGAAATAGAAGATCGTGATGATCTGTTGGTTATGAGCGAGCCGTTTGACTTACCTTTTGACGAAGTAGGGAATCTCCGAGACATGTGGCACGGGTATGACCCTCGGTAA
- a CDS encoding aldehyde ferredoxin oxidoreductase family protein, whose amino-acid sequence MLYGYGGHVLRVDLSSRSVTKEPLSESLARGWLGGRGFVSRTLWEELPPGTDPLGPGNLVIMASGPLAGCFLPGSGKIHFGTKSPATGGYGDSNMGGHLAAELKHAGYDMVIFRGQASSPVMLVIDDDRVEIRDASRYWGMGCLKTEEALKNDLGEDFQIATIGPAAEKLVRYACISHDFGRQAGRTGVGTVLGSKKVKAVAVRGSRAIPLARPRQAWEKGKEMFQACFSNPGLAQWTPQGTAGVTDWVNEVGAFPTRNFSSSYFEAYRQINGQALLDRLVRTHKGCHGCPTPCGKYSFTRSRMGEAWVEGPEYETIALVGGNCGLDSIEDIAYLNHVLDDLGIDTISGGAVIGFAIECYQKGILSREAVGRELSFGDPEAVLYLAQKIAARDGIGDLLADGVKRAAGELGPEAERIAPHVKGLELSGYESRYAPAMMLAYMTCDIGAHHNRAWAITYDVQVGQDKVEGKAQRVIQLQHIRPLFDALGLCRLQWVEIGFDLKHYAEVFPLVTGWDYSWDDLLRISEKIWNQNRCFNVREIPGFGRSWDYPPSRVWEEPVPTGPAQGKFIPRQRLDDLLDDYYRLRGWSPDGLPTRRKLHELGLDDVANTLADKLPE is encoded by the coding sequence ATGCTGTACGGTTACGGCGGGCACGTCCTGCGGGTAGACCTTTCTTCCCGCTCGGTGACCAAAGAACCGCTATCGGAGAGCCTGGCCCGCGGCTGGCTAGGGGGACGGGGCTTCGTGTCCCGTACCCTCTGGGAAGAGCTACCACCAGGAACCGATCCCCTGGGGCCCGGCAACCTGGTCATCATGGCCTCCGGTCCCCTGGCGGGGTGCTTCCTGCCGGGCTCGGGCAAGATCCACTTCGGCACCAAATCTCCCGCCACGGGGGGATACGGAGACTCCAACATGGGGGGCCATCTGGCCGCCGAACTCAAGCATGCCGGCTACGACATGGTCATCTTCCGCGGCCAGGCCAGCTCGCCCGTCATGCTGGTGATCGATGACGACCGGGTGGAGATCCGGGATGCCTCCCGCTACTGGGGCATGGGATGCCTCAAGACCGAGGAGGCTCTGAAGAACGACCTGGGTGAGGATTTCCAGATCGCCACCATAGGACCGGCGGCGGAGAAGCTGGTACGCTACGCCTGCATAAGCCACGATTTCGGCCGCCAGGCGGGCCGCACCGGGGTGGGCACGGTCCTGGGGAGCAAGAAGGTCAAGGCCGTCGCGGTGCGGGGATCCCGGGCCATCCCCCTGGCTCGGCCCCGGCAGGCCTGGGAAAAGGGCAAGGAAATGTTCCAGGCCTGCTTCTCCAATCCCGGGTTGGCTCAGTGGACACCCCAGGGCACGGCCGGTGTCACCGATTGGGTCAACGAGGTAGGTGCATTTCCCACCCGCAACTTCTCCAGCTCGTACTTCGAGGCGTACAGGCAGATCAACGGGCAGGCCCTCCTCGACAGGCTGGTACGCACTCACAAGGGATGCCACGGATGCCCCACTCCCTGCGGCAAATACTCCTTCACCCGGTCGCGGATGGGGGAGGCCTGGGTGGAGGGACCCGAGTACGAGACCATCGCCCTGGTGGGAGGGAACTGTGGCCTCGATAGCATCGAAGATATCGCTTATCTGAACCACGTGCTGGACGACCTGGGCATCGACACCATATCGGGCGGCGCCGTGATCGGGTTTGCCATCGAGTGTTATCAGAAGGGGATTCTTTCCCGCGAGGCGGTGGGGAGGGAGCTTTCCTTCGGTGATCCCGAGGCGGTCCTGTACCTGGCCCAAAAGATCGCGGCCCGCGACGGGATTGGGGACCTGCTCGCTGACGGGGTCAAGAGGGCAGCCGGGGAACTGGGTCCGGAGGCAGAGCGCATCGCTCCCCACGTAAAGGGGCTGGAACTGTCCGGATACGAGTCCCGGTACGCGCCGGCCATGATGCTGGCCTACATGACCTGCGACATCGGTGCCCACCACAACCGGGCCTGGGCCATCACCTACGACGTACAGGTAGGGCAGGACAAGGTGGAAGGGAAGGCCCAGCGAGTGATCCAGTTGCAGCACATCCGGCCCCTGTTCGACGCCCTGGGTCTGTGCCGTCTGCAGTGGGTGGAGATTGGGTTTGACCTCAAGCACTACGCCGAGGTGTTCCCCCTGGTCACAGGGTGGGACTACTCGTGGGATGACCTCCTGCGCATTTCCGAGAAGATCTGGAACCAGAACCGTTGCTTCAATGTCCGGGAGATCCCCGGATTTGGGCGCAGTTGGGATTACCCACCCTCCCGTGTCTGGGAGGAACCCGTCCCCACGGGGCCGGCGCAGGGCAAGTTTATCCCCCGCCAGCGGCTGGACGACCTGCTGGACGATTATTACCGGCTGCGGGGATGGTCGCCCGACGGGCTGCCTACCCGCAGGAAGCTACACGAACTCGGGCTGGACGACGTGGCCAACACCCTGGCCGACAAGCTACCCGAGTAG
- a CDS encoding alpha/beta-type small acid-soluble spore protein: MPKFMNQPKVLPESVLDTFKYELANELGITPKIRDAYWCDFPARECSVGGKIGGNLVKVMIRHAEQALEQNSQGQGRSNL, encoded by the coding sequence GTGCCCAAATTCATGAATCAGCCCAAGGTGCTCCCAGAGTCCGTACTTGATACCTTCAAGTACGAACTGGCGAATGAACTGGGCATCACGCCCAAGATCCGCGATGCGTACTGGTGTGACTTTCCCGCGCGCGAATGCAGCGTGGGCGGCAAGATTGGTGGCAATCTGGTCAAGGTGATGATCCGCCACGCCGAGCAAGCGCTGGAACAAAACAGCCAGGGCCAGGGTCGCTCTAACCTCTAG
- a CDS encoding 4Fe-4S dicluster domain-containing protein — protein sequence MKIGLKEERCSGCLVCEMACSLNLFGELNPKKSAIVIRGQFPEPGRYSVLVCDQCGECAKVCPVECITLGDNGAYRIDREACTGCLACVEACPTGAMRTHPDDDVPFKCTLCGDCIRFCPRSAVYDLDGEIAERRWY from the coding sequence GTGAAGATCGGGCTGAAGGAAGAGCGCTGTTCGGGATGTCTGGTATGCGAGATGGCGTGTTCGCTCAACCTGTTCGGAGAACTCAACCCCAAGAAGTCGGCCATCGTGATCAGGGGGCAGTTTCCCGAGCCGGGGCGCTACAGCGTCCTGGTTTGCGACCAGTGCGGCGAATGCGCCAAAGTGTGCCCGGTGGAATGCATCACCCTGGGGGACAACGGCGCCTACCGGATTGACCGGGAGGCCTGCACCGGGTGTCTGGCTTGCGTGGAGGCATGTCCAACGGGGGCCATGCGCACCCACCCCGACGACGACGTCCCCTTCAAGTGCACCCTTTGTGGCGACTGCATAAGGTTCTGCCCGCGGAGTGCGGTATACGACCTCGACGGTGAGATTGCCGAACGGAGGTGGTACTGA
- a CDS encoding glycosyltransferase has protein sequence MALHVAMVTSWAPRWCGIAIYSAELCAALEEAGMRVSVVAHTDAAVRGVRAVIDQADPAWPEKLEEAVEELDAEVIHIQHEFGLFATPLPTGEFSFAPEDAFRLAVPLFRWQVRRRPVVVTYHSVFTHLTHAEALYYDHMMALATANIVHEPIQKTHLPYNLGRVPANVFVCPHGAGRERPPASARQEVRDELGLGDAVVVGMMGWFEPNKGFDRVLRMWPRVKKACPEAVLVLAGEARPGSPTGPRAREEYLALARHSPAADSIRVVLGTFSPDRYLAILSAFDLMVLPYTYATQSGNLAHAYQVGLPVVVAALEGLKSSVEASRAGLLVRDDEELEQAVMRLVRDRSLRRQLARSARNYVARVTAWDRVARRHLEIYRWARRRVTDPTRYAHYARREVHV, from the coding sequence ATGGCGCTGCACGTGGCCATGGTCACCTCGTGGGCACCGCGCTGGTGCGGTATCGCCATCTACTCGGCCGAGTTGTGCGCCGCCCTGGAAGAGGCGGGCATGCGCGTTTCCGTGGTCGCCCACACCGATGCCGCCGTCCGGGGCGTCCGGGCGGTCATAGACCAGGCCGACCCCGCCTGGCCCGAGAAGCTGGAGGAAGCGGTAGAGGAACTCGACGCCGAAGTGATCCACATCCAGCATGAGTTCGGCCTGTTCGCCACCCCCCTTCCCACGGGCGAGTTCAGCTTTGCTCCCGAGGATGCCTTCCGGCTGGCTGTCCCCCTGTTCCGGTGGCAGGTGAGACGCCGCCCGGTGGTGGTCACCTACCACTCGGTATTCACGCATCTCACCCACGCGGAGGCGCTTTACTACGATCACATGATGGCCCTGGCCACGGCCAACATCGTCCACGAGCCCATCCAGAAGACCCACCTTCCCTACAACCTGGGACGGGTGCCTGCCAACGTGTTCGTGTGCCCTCACGGGGCAGGGAGAGAGCGACCACCCGCTTCCGCCCGGCAAGAGGTGAGGGACGAACTGGGACTGGGAGATGCCGTGGTGGTGGGCATGATGGGGTGGTTCGAGCCCAACAAGGGATTCGACCGCGTGCTGCGCATGTGGCCCCGCGTCAAGAAAGCCTGCCCGGAGGCAGTGCTGGTGCTAGCAGGGGAAGCACGTCCGGGCAGCCCCACCGGTCCCCGCGCGCGGGAAGAATACCTCGCCCTGGCCCGGCACTCTCCCGCTGCGGATTCCATCCGCGTGGTGCTGGGCACCTTCTCCCCGGATCGTTACCTGGCTATCCTCTCCGCGTTCGACCTGATGGTCCTGCCCTATACATACGCTACCCAGTCGGGCAACCTGGCTCACGCCTATCAGGTGGGTCTTCCCGTGGTAGTGGCGGCCCTGGAGGGCCTCAAGTCCTCGGTGGAAGCCAGCCGGGCGGGATTGCTGGTGCGCGACGACGAGGAGCTAGAGCAGGCCGTAATGCGCCTGGTGCGCGATAGGAGCCTCCGGCGTCAGCTCGCACGGTCCGCCCGGAACTACGTGGCGCGGGTCACCGCCTGGGACCGGGTGGCCCGCCGTCATCTCGAAATCTACCGCTGGGCCCGACGCCGCGTGACGGACCCCACACGCTACGCTCACTATGCCAGACGGGAGGTGCATGTGTGA
- a CDS encoding zinc ribbon domain-containing protein: MKRKGSGLVPIYEFKCSACGHKFETLCRVGETEGGLECPRCGAKSLTRLVSAFRVGGGSGGGNGSGSGCSGCSSRSCSTCR, encoded by the coding sequence ATGAAGCGAAAGGGGAGTGGGCTCGTGCCCATTTACGAGTTCAAATGCAGCGCTTGTGGTCACAAGTTCGAAACCCTGTGCCGGGTGGGGGAAACGGAGGGCGGCCTGGAGTGCCCCCGGTGCGGGGCCAAGAGCCTGACCAGGCTGGTGTCTGCGTTCCGGGTGGGTGGGGGATCAGGCGGGGGTAATGGCTCCGGCAGCGGGTGCTCCGGGTGCTCATCCCGCTCGTGTTCCACATGCAGGTGA